The nucleotide sequence CGCCGGTGCAACCTCGCCCTGCACCGGCGCGGCGCGCCACCATGCGGGGCGGCGCCCCGCTCGCGGCCGGGGCGGCGTGCAGTCCCCCTGTCATCGGCCTGCTCGCGAGCGTGCGCAGCCTCGGGCCCTCGCGGCGCGTGGTGCGCTCGGCCCTCCTCGCCCTACGTCGTCGTCGCCGCCCCGCTCGGCCTCGTGTTCGCCCACGGCCACACGAGGGGAGCCACGCACGTCGTCTTCGCCGTCGACGTGCCGACGGTGACGGCCTGCACGGTCGTGCGCCCCGAGGAGACGACGGGCGCGGCGCGCGCCCGACGGGCACGGCTGCCACCAGCTCGGGCAGGACCTTACGAGATGGCGAGGAGGCGCCGCGAGGAGAGCAGGGCGAGGACGTCGCGGGCCGAGTCGGCCGCGGTCCGCCCCTCGGTGCGGAGCACGAGCTCGGGCGCCTCCGGTGGCTCGTAGGGGTCGGAGACGCCGGTGAAGGCGGGGATCTCCCCGGCCCGGGCCCGCGCGTACAGGCCCTTGGGGTCACGCGCCTCGCAGACGGAGAGCGGCGTGGCGACGTAGACCTCGAGGAAGGCGACCCCGGCCTCGTCGTGGCGGGCGCGCACGGCCTTGCGTCCCGCCGCGTAGGGGCTGATGAGGCTGACGATCGCGAGCTGACCGGCGCGAGCGAACAGGAGCGCCACCTCGCCGGCGCGCCGGACGTTCTCCTCCCGGTCCCTCGCCCCGAAGCCGAGGTCCGAGTTGAGGCCCTCCCGCAGCTCGTCGCCGTCGAGGAGGTAGTGGGGCACCCCCGCCAGCGCGAGGAGGTCGGCGAGCGCGGCCGCGATGCTCGACTTGCCCGACCCCGACAGCCCGGTGAGCCACACGGTGGCGCCGGGACGGCGAGGGGAGGCGGCGCGCATCAGGCTGGCGGCCGGAGCAGCATCCCAGCTCCGACGGTGGCGTTCGTGGCCTCGTCGACCAGGATGAAGCTGCCCGTCGCACGGTTGCGCCGGTACTCGTCGTAGAAGATCGGCACCGTCGTGCGCAGGTCGACGCGGCCGATGTCGTTGAGGCCGAGCGCTCCGGCGGCGCGGTCTCGGTGCAGCGTGTTCACGTCGAGACGGTAGTGCAGCTCCCGGACGAGGGCGCGCGCCCAGCGCGTCGTGTGCTTCAGCGCGAGCTTCGTCCCCGGCCGCAGCGGCGCCTCGCTCATCCAGCACACCATCGCAGAGAGGTCCTGGCCGACCGTCGGCCGGTTGTGCGGCCGGCACAGCAGGTCGCCGCGGGTGACGTCGAGCTCGTCGGCGAGGCGGACGACGACCGACATGGGCGGGAAGGCCTGCGCGACGGGGCCGTCCGCGGTCTCGATCGCCTCGATCGTCGTCGTGAACCCCGAGGGCAGGACGAGCACCTCGTCGCCGACCTCGAGGACGCCGCCAGCGACCTGCCCGGCGTAGCCGCGGTAGTCGTGCAGCTCGTGCGAGCGCGGGCGCACCACCCACTGGACGGGGAAGCGCACGTCGATCAGGTTGCGGTCCGAGGCGATGTGCACCTCCTCGAGGTGGGTGAGCAGCGGCGGGCCACGGAACCACGCCATCTCGGCGGACCGCTCGACGACGTTGTCGCCGTGGAGCGCGGAGATGGGGATGAACGCGAGGTCGGCGACCTCGAGGCGCGTCGCGAAGTCCTCGAACTCGCGCCGGATCTCCTCGAAGCGGCGCTGCTCGTAGCCGACGAGATCCATCTTGTTGACGCAGATGACGAGGTGCGGGACGCGAAGCAGCGAGGCGATGAAGGCGTGGCGGCGGGTCTGCTCGGTGATGCCGTTGCGGGCGTCGACGAGGACGACGACGAGGTCGGCCGTCGAGGCCCCGGTGACCATGTTGCGCGTGTGCTGCACGTGGCCGGGGGTGTCGGCGAGGATGAACTTGCGCCGCGGCGTGGCGAAGTAGCGGTAGGCGACGTCGATCGTGATGCCCTGCTCCCGCTCGGCGCGCAGCCCGTCGGTCAGCAGCGCGAGGTCGACGTAGTCGTCGCCGCGAGCCAGGCTCGTGCGTTCGACCGCCTCGAGCTGGTCCTCGAAGACCTGCTTGGAGTCGTAGAGCAGCCGCCCGATGAGCGTCGACTTGCCGTCGTCCACCGAGCCGGCCGTCGCCAGGCGCAGGAGCTCCACTAGAAGTAGCCCTCCCGCTTGCGGTCCTCCATCGCCGCCTCCGAGAAGCGGTCGTCCGCGCGCGTGGCGCCGCGCTCGGAGATGCGGGTCGTCGCGATCTCGGCGATCACCTCCTCGGGCGTCGTCGCGCCCGACTCGACCGCGGCCGTGCAGGTCATGTCGCCGACCGTGCGGTAGCGCACGGTGGCGACGAAGGGCCGCTCGTCCTCGACGCCGTCGCGCGGCGCGAGGTACGGGCCGACGGCGAGCAGCATCCCGTCGCGCCGGAACACCTCGCGCCGGTGCGCGAAGTAGATCGAGGGGACCTCGATCCCCTCGCGCGCGATGTACTGCCAGACGTCGAGCTCGGTCCAGTTCGAGAGGGGGAAGACGCGCAGGTGCTCCCCCGGCCGGTGCCGTCCGTTGTAGAGGTTCCACAGCTCCGGGCGCTGGGCCCGGGGATCCCACTGGCCGAACTCGTCGCGCAGCGAGAAGACCCGCTCCTTGGCCCGCGCCTTCTCCTCGTCCCGCCGGCCGCCGCCGAAGACGGCGTCGAAGCCGTTGCGCTCGATCGCGCCGAGCAGGACGTGGGTCTGCAGCCGGTTGCGCGAGGTGCCCGGGCCGCCCTCTTCCGCCACCTCGCCCGCGTCGATCGCCTCCTGGACGGACGCGACGACGAGGCGCACCCCGAGCTCGGCGACGCGCCGGTCGCGAAAGGCGAGCACCTCCTCGAAGTTGTGGCCCGTGTCGACGTGGAGGACCGGGAACGGGATCGGCTGGGGCCAGCACGCCTTCGCCGCGAGGTGCGCGAGCACGGCGGAGTCCTTGCCGCCCGAGAAGAGGAGCGCGGGCCGCTCGAACTCCGCGACGACCTCCCGGATGATGTGGAGCGCCTCGGACTCGAGCGCGTCGAGGTGCGTGAGCTGGTACGGCATAAAACTCCGACAATGCTAGTCAGGATTTCGTCAGGATTCGGTGAGGAGTCGGTCAGGATTCGGCATCCTCAGGGTTCGGCCTGCGGCTCGTGGCGGTGCCGGCGAGCCCCCGGCCGGCCGCGGCCGCGCGCTGACGGCGCGCCGCCTCGTTGGCCAGGCGGTCGACGAGCTCGTTGAGCTCGTCGCCCGCGTGGCCCCTCACCCAGCGGAAGCCGACCTGTCCGCCCCGGCGGTCCACCACCTCCTCCACGAGCGGGACCCACAGGTCCTGGTTCGCCACGGGCTCGCGCCGCGCGTTGCGCCAGCCCCGGGCGCGCCAGGCGACCCACCAGCCGTCGCGAAAGCAGTTGACGACGTAGGCGGAGTCGCTCACGACCTCGAGCGGGCCCGGGTTCGCCGCCAGCGCCTCGAGGACCGCCGTGAGCTCCATGCGCTGGTTCGTCGTCGACCGCTCGCACCCGCTCGCCCAGTCCGCCGGCGACAGCGCCCAGGCCCAGCCGCCCGGGCCGGGGTTGCCGAGGCACGCCCCGTCGGTGAACACGACCAGGGGCTCGGGCACGCGACCAGTCTGGCGGACGCGGGCCCGGCGCGCCCGCCCCGGACGACCCAGAGCCCGCCGCGCACGTAAGACTGTGGGCGTGATCTTCGACGGCTTCTCCCACCAGCTCCCCGACATCGACCCGGGCGAGACCGCCGAGTGGCTCGACTCGTTCCGGTCGGTCGTGGAGACCCGAGGCAAGGCCCGCGCCCAGTTCCTCCTCATGAAGCTGCTCGAAGCGGCCCGCGAGGCGCAGGTGAACTTCCCCGCGACGGTCTCGACGCCCTACATCAACTCGATCCCCGCGAGCGCCGAGCCGTGGTTCCCCGGCGACGAGCAGATGGAGCGCCGCATCCGCGCCTACATCCGCTGGAACGCGGCCGTCATGGTGACGCGGGCGAACGCCCGCTACCCGGGGATCGGCGGGCACCTCTCGACCTACGCGAGCAGCGCCGCGCTCTACGAGGTCGGCTTCAACCACTTCTTCCGCGGCAAGGACCACGGGGCGGCAGGCGACCAGGTCTTCTTCCAGGGGCACGCCTCGCCGGGCATCTACGCCCGGGCCTTCGTCGAGGGCCGCCTCGACGAGGAGGACCTCGACCGCTTCCGCTTCGAGGTCGGCGGCGGGGGGCTCTCGAGCTACCCCCACCCGCGCCTCATGCCCGACTTCTGGGAGTTCCCCACCGTCTCGATGGGGCTCGGGCCGCTCGCCGCGATCTACCAGGCACGCTTCAACCGCTACCTCCTGCACCGGCGCATCGTCGACACGAGCGGGTCCCGGGTGTGGTGCTTCGTCGGCGACGGCGAGTTCGACGAGCCCGAGACGCGCGCCGGCCTCGCCCTCGCGGCGCGCGAGCAGCTCGACAACCTCATCTTCGTCGTGAACTGCAACCTCCAGCGCCTCGACGGGCCGGTGCGCGGGAGCGGCAAGATCATCCAGGAGCTCGAGGCCGAGCTGCGCGGCAGCGGCTGGAACGTCATCAAGGTGATCTGGGGGTCGCGCTGGGACGAGCTCCTCGCGCGCGACGTCGACGGGGTGCTCGTCAACAAGATGAACACCACGCCCGACGGGGACTTCCAGAAGTACGCGACGGAGTCGGGCGCCTACATCCGCGAGCACTTCTTCGGGCCCGACCCGCGCCTGCGCGCCCTCGTCGAGCACCTCTCGGACGAGGAGCTCCAGGCGCTGCCGCGCGGCGGCCACGACTACCGCAAGCTCTACGCCGCCTACAAGGCGGCGACCGAGCACGTCGGCACGCCGACAGCGATCCTCGCCAAGACCGTGAAGGGGTGGAAGCTCGGCCCCGAGATCGAGAGCCGCAACGCCACCCACCAGATCAAGAAGATGACCCACGAGCAGCTGCGGGCGCTCAGGGACCGGCTCAACCTGCGCGAGGAGATCCCCGACGAGGCGCTCGAGGCGGACGACCCCCCCTACTACCGACCGCCGGCCGGCTCGCCGGCCCACGAGTACCTCACGTCGCGCCAGCGCGTCCTCGGCGGGTCGTTGCCGAAGCGCGTCGTGCGCGCGAAGGGGCGCGAGGGGCTCCCGGCGCCGGACCCGGCCGCCTTCGCCGAGTTCTCGGGCGGCTCGCGCGGCCAGGCCGTCTCGACGACCATGGCGTTCGCCCGCCTGCTGCGCAACCTGCTGCGCGACCCGAACGTCGGCCGCTTCGTCGTCCCGATCGTCCCCGACGAGGGGCGCACCTTCGGCCTCGACGCCCTCTTCTCGGAGGTGAAGATCTACGCGCACGGCGGCCAGCGCTACACGTCGGTGGACGCCGGCCTCCTCCTGTCCTACGCCGAGGCCGAGGACGGCCAGATCCTCGAGGAGGGGATCACCGAGGCGGGCGCGATGGCGAGCTTCCTCGCCGGCGCCACCTCCTACGCCACCTGGTCGCAGCCGATGCTCCCCTTCTTCCTCTTCTACTCCATGTTCGGCTTCCAGCGCATCGGCGACCAGATCTGGCAGTGCGCCGACGCGCGCGGGCGCGGCTTCCTCCTCGGGTGCACCGCCGGCCGCACGACGATGAGCGGCGAGGGCCTCCAGCACGAGGACGGCCAGTCGCTCCTGCTCGCCTCGGCGGTGCCGACCGTGCGCGCCTACGACCCGGCCTTCGCCTACGAGGTGGCGGCCATCGTCGAGCACGGCATCGCCGAGATGTACGGCCCGAACCCCGCCGACGTCGTCTACTACCTCACCTTGTACAACGAGAACTACCCGATGCCCGCGCTACCCGAGGGCGCCGACGGCGAGCGGGTGCGAGACGGCGCCATCCGCGGCCTCTACCGCTTCGCCGGCCCGGCGCCGACGAGGTCCGCCGACGCGGCGTCGGCCACGATCCTCTTCTCCGGCACCGCGTGGCAGGCGGCGGCTCGGGCGCGCGAGCTGCTCGCCGAGGACTGGAACGTCTCGGCCGAGCTGTGGTCGGTCACGAGCTACAAGGCGCTGCGCGAGGACGCCCTCGAGGTCGAGCGCTGGAACCGCCTCCACCCGGGCGACAGCCCCCGCGTCCCCTACGTCACGCGGGCGCTCGCCCAGGCGCACGGGCCCATCGTCGCGGTCACGGACTTCATGAAGGCCGTCCCCGACCAGATCGCCCGCTTCGTGCCCGCCTACTACACCTCGCTCGGCACCGACGGCTTCGGCCGCTCCGACACCCGCGAGGCGCTGCGCCGCCACTTCGAGGTGGATGCCGAGCACCTCGTGGTGGCGGTCCTCGACGCCCTCGCCGGCCTCGGCCAGGCGAAGGCCGCCGACGTCGCGAGGGCCATCGCCGCCTACGGGATCGACCCGGACGCGCCCGACCCGCGGACCTGCTAGCCGGCCGGGGTTACGCTTCGGGCCATGCCCCTCTACGTCACCGGGGACGAGGAGGTGGACGGCCTCGTCAACACGGACCCCTTCGCCCTCCTCGTGGCGATGGTGCTCGACCAGCAGGTCCCGATGGAGCGGGCCTTCTCCGCACCCGCGGCGCTGCGGGCGCGACTCGGCGGCGAGCTCGACCCGGCGGCGGTGGCGGCGATGGACCCCGCCGCGCTCGCGGCGGCCTTCCAGGCGCGCCCGGCGCTCCACCGCTTCCCGGCGGCGATGGCGGCACGCGTCCAGGAGCTCGCCCGCCTCGTGGTGCGCGACTGGGGCGGCGACGCCTCGGCGATCTGGCGCAGCGCCCGGAGCGGCGACGAGCTCGCGACGCGCCTCGCGTCGCTCCCCGGCTTCGGCGAGCAGAAGGCCCGCATCCTCGTCGCGCTCCTCGCCAAGCGCTTCGACGTCCGCCCGCCCGGCTGGCGAGCAGCCGCCGCCCCCTACGGCGAGCCCGACGCCTTCGCCTCGGTCGCGGACGTCGACTCGCCCGAGGCCCTCGCGCGCGTCCGGGCGCGAAAGCGCGAGCTGAAGGCGGCGGCCCGGCGGCCGGGCACGCGCGCGCCGGCGCGGTGAGCGCCGCAAGCCGGGCGGGCGCGCTCAGCGGGCGCTCCCTCTACCTGTGCACCCCCGATCGTCCCGACCTCGGCCCGTTCCTCAAGGCGTGCATCGCCGGGGGCGTCGACGTGGTCCAGCTGCGCGAGAAGGACCTCGAGGCGCGCCCGCTCCTCGAGCGGGCGCGCCTCGCGCGCGAGATCTGCGGCGAGGCGGGCGTGCCCTTCCTCCTCAACGACCGACCGGACCTCGCCCTCGAGGCCGAGGCCGACGGCGTGCACCTCGGCCAGGACGACGCGCCGCCGAGCCTCGCGCGGCGGATCCTCGGTCCGGACCGCCTCGTCGGCCTGTCCACGCACGCGCCCGAGGAGCTCGCCGTCGCGCTCGACGAGCCGATCGACTACCTCTCCGCCGGCCCCGTCGTGCCGACGCCGACGAAGCCGGGGCGGCCGGGGACCGGCGTCGGCTACGTCACCGCGGCGACGAGCGTCGCCGCCGAGGCGGGCCTCGCCTGCTTCGTGACCGGCGGCGTGACCCCCGAGACCATCCCCGAGCTCGCGCGCGCCGGGGCGCGCGCCTTCGTCGTCGTCCGCTACCTCACCGAGGCGAGCGACCCCCGCGCCGCGGCGGCGCGCCTCGCCGAGGCGATCGCGGCGGCGACGCAGGGCCGATGACGGCGCCGATGGCCGCGGACCGCTCGCCGTCGGCCGAGCGCGCCGACGCGGCCTGGGGCTTCGCCTCGCGCGCCGAGCCGCGCTGGCCCGCGTCGCTCGCCATCGCCGTCGCCATCGCCCTCTACCTCGTGCTGCCGAACCGGCTGACCGCCGGGCTCGGGCCGCGCTGGCTCATCCCGGCGCTGGCGGGCGCCCTCGAGGTGGTCCTCCTCGTCGCCAACCCGCGCCACGAGACGCGCGAGGTGGCGCGCTTCCGGGCGGTCGCGATCGTCCTCATCGCCCTCGTGAACGCGGCGAACCTCGTCAGCCTCGGCGAGCTCGTCAACGCCCTCCTCTACGACCCGAGGGCGTCGGGACGTGCCCTCGTCCTCGCCTCCGTGCCGATCTGGCTCACGAACGTCATCGTCTTCGCCCTGTGGTTCTGGGAGCTCGACCGCGGCGGCCCCGCGGCGCGCCTGCGCCAGCGCCACGGCCCGCCGGACTTCCTCTTCCCCCAGATGTCGACGCCGGGTGCGACGCGCCCGGGCTGGTCGCCGGGCTTCCTCGACTACCTGTACACCTCGTTCACGAACGCGACGGCCTTCAGCCCGACCGACACGATGCCGCTCAGCGCCTGGGCGAAGGCGCTCATGATGGGCCAGGCCCTCGCCTCGCTCCTCACCGTCGCGCTCGTCGTGTCGCGCGCGGTCAACATCTTGAGCTGAGCGCCGCTCGCCGGCGCGCCCGGAGCCGGGCGGCGAGGTAGGAGGCGGTGGCGACGGCCAGGATGGCGAAGCTCGGCGGCAGGACCGGCACCGCCTCGGCGAGCGCGAGCCCCCCCCAGGTCGCGCCGAGCGCCAGGGCGGCCGAGCACCACAGCGCGGCGAAGGGCCGCACGCACAGCCTGCTCGCCGCGCCGGCGGGCGCGGCGAGCAGGCCGAGGAGGAGCAGCGCGCCGACCGCCTGGGTCGCCTCCGCGGCCGTCACCCCGACGAGGAGGAGGAAGACGAGCCCGAGCGTGCGCACCGGCACCCCGCGGCTGAGCGCCACCGCCTCGTCGAGGCTCGCGAACACGAGCGGGCGGGCGATCGCGAGCAGGAGGACGCACACCGCCGCGCCGACGCCCGCCGCCAGCGCGGCCTGGGCGAGCGAGAGGCCGAGGAGGGAGCCGAAGAGCACGCTCACGCCGGTCGCGCCGCCCGAGGCGGAGCGCGCGCTCGTGTAGAGCGCGAGGAAGAGCGTCCCGAGGCCGAGGACGTAGGAGAGCACGGTCCCGATGACGACGTCGTCGGGCCGGCCGTAGCGCTCGAGGAGGCCGAGGACGACGGCGACCGCCGCGCAGGCGGCGAACAGCCCGAGGCGCAGGTCGACGCCCGTCGCGGCGGCCGCGAGCGCGCCGGTGAAGCCGACGTGGCCGAGGGCGTCGCCGGTGAAGACCTGGGCCCGCAGCACGAGCAGGTAGCCGACGAAGCCGCTCGCCACGGCGACGAGGGTGCCGGCGAGGAGGGCGTGGAGGACGGCGGGCTCGAGCACGAGGCTCGCGACGAGCCCGGGGACGCGCGCCGCGGCCATCGGCTAGGCCCGGGCCTCGGCGCCCGCTCGGCGCGAGCGCGCGTGCGCGGCGGCGAGGGCGGCGAGGTAGGCGCCGAAGCCGAAGCTCGTGAGGAAGAAGCCGGCCGGGTAGGCGGAGAAGAACGCCGCGGCGAGGCCGAGCCAGGTGACGGCGAGGCCGATCCCGACGCTCAGCGCGAGCCCCACCGCTGGGCGGGCGCTCAGGCGCTGGGCGGCGGCCGCCGGCATGACGAGGAGGGCGAAGACGAGGAGGGAGCCGGTGACCTGGCTCACCTCGGCGACGGTGGCCCCGAGGACGACGAGGTAGGCGGCGCCGAGGAGGCGGACCGAGACGCCGCGAGCGGCCGCGACCGCCTCGTCGAGGCTGGCGAACCACAGCGGCCGGCCGATCGCGGCCAGGAGCGCGAGGCTGGCCGCGCCCACCGCGCCGAGGGCGAGGACCTCGGCGCTCGTCACGCCGAGGAAGCTCCCGAACAGGAGCGCCGTGACCCCGCCGAGGAAGCCGTGGTAGAGGCCGACGAAGACGACCCCCGCGGCGAGCGCGAAGGCCTGGAGGGTGCCGATGAGCGCGGGCTCGTCGCCGCGCCACCGGGCGCGCTGGCGCGCCGGCGCGATCGCGAGCGCGGCGGCGACGCACGCGCCGAAGTAGCCGACGCCGAGGGGGAGGCCGAGGTAGGCGGCGCCTGCGGCGCCCGGGAAGCCCACGACGGCGAGGGTGTGGCCGGCGAAGGCCTGGCGCCGCAGCACCATGAACCAGCCGACGACGCCCGCCGTGACCGCCACGATCGTCCCCGCCTCGAGGGCGTGCACCATGAACGGGTAGGCGACGAGCTCGCGCACGTCGACGAGGACGTCGAGCGAGAGGCGGGCCGCCGGCACGGCGGCGGGCGCGCTCATGGCCTCGGGCCGTGCGCGTGGCGATCGACGTGGAGCGCGGGGGGCTCGGGCTCGCCGACGACGACGAGGCGGCCGTCGCTCGCCCGGAGCACCTCGATCGGCGCGCCGAACAGGCGGCTCAGCGTGGCGCTCGTGACCACCTCCTCGGGGCGGCCCGAGGCCGCGGCGCCCCGGGCCAGGTAGACGACGCGGTCGAGGAAGGGCAGGATCGGGTTGATGTCGTGCGCCACGATGAGCACCGTCACGTCCCCGGCCTCGCAGATCGAGCCGAGGAGGGCGGCGATCGCCGACTGGTTCGGCAGGTCGAGGCCGTCGAGCGGCTCGTCGAGCAGGAGGAGCCGCGGCTCGCGCACGAGTGCCTGGGCGATGAGGAGGCGCTGCTGCTCGCCGCCCGAGAGCTGCCCGATCGGTCGCCCGGCGTAGGCGCTCGCCCCGACGCGCTCGACCGCCGCCGCGACGCGCGCCGCGGCACGCCGGGCGCGCGCCGAGAGGCGCGCCAGGCCGGGGAGGGGCACGCCGTAGCGGTCGCCGTCGAGCCCGAGGCGCACGAGGTCGACGCCGCGCACCGGCAGGCCGGCTTCGAAGGTGCGCCGCTGCGGCAGGTAGCCGATCGACCGGCGGGCCGCTGCCGGCGGGCCGCCGAGCACCTCGACGGTCCCGGCGGCCGGCGCGACGAGGCCGAGGATGACCTTGAGGAGGGTCGACTTGCCGGCACCGTTCGGCCCGAGCACCGCGACGAGCTCGCCGGGCGCGACCGCGAGGTCGACGCCGCTCCAGACCCGAGCGCCGCCGACGCGCGCCTCGACGGCGCGAAGCGAGACGACCGGCGCGTCCCGTGCCGCGCCGCCCGGCGCCCCGGCGCTCACCGGGTGGACCTCGCCCGTGCCGCCTCGAGCGCCGCGAGCAGCGCCCGGAGCTGGCGAGCCTGCCAGGCCTGGTAGGTGGCCGAGGGCGGCACGAGCGTCTCGGTGATCGGCACGGTCGGGATGCCGGCGCGCCGACAGGCGTCAAGCTGGCGCTGGACGACGGGGATCTCGTTCTGGGTGTTGTAGACGTAGACGGCGATCTCCCGGCGCGCGATCTGCGCGGCGATCGTCGCCTGGTCGGCCGGGCTCGGCTCGGCTCCCTCGCTCACCGCTCGAAGGAAGCTCGCCGGCGTGAGGACGCGCAGGCCGAGGGCCGGGGCGAGCAGGGAGAAGATCGACTCCGAGGCGCCGACGGGCGTCCCGGCGAAGCGGGCGCGGATCTCGGCGAGCAGGGCGTCGACGCCGCGCAGATCGACCGACTCGAAGCGGCGCGCGCCTTCCTGGAAGGCGCCGGCGGCTCCCGGGTCGACCCTCGACAGGTCGGTGGCGATCGCCGCCGCGACCCGCCGGACGTCCCCCGGGTCGTACCAGCGGTGGGGGTTGGCGCCCGGGCGCAGGCCGAGGAGCGAGCCTACGTCGAGCACGACCGGGTGCGTCCCGCTCGCCGCCACGAGCTGCGACGCCCAGACGTCGTAGCCGAGGCCGTTCACGATGACGAGCCGGGCCTCGGCCACGGCGCGGGCGTCGGCAGCGGTCGGCTCGTAGTCGTGCGGGTCCGCGCCCGGCCTCGCGACGATGCTCGCCACGCGCACCCGGCGACCGCCCACCTGGGCGGCGATGCTCCCCCAGAAGTTCTCGGCCGCGACGACCTCGACGACCCCCCGAGGCGGCGCCGGCGCCGGCGCCGAGGCGGCGACGAGGGCGAGCGGGGCGGCGACGACGACCGCGGCGAGGCCGGCGAGGCCCGCGACCCGGGCCGTCCCGCCTCCCACCGGCCACCACCTCCCGCCGAGGGCCGCGGGGCGCCGGGCGGCGCGCGGCGACCCGATCGCCTAGGCTTTCCTGCAGTCGTTGCAGGTAACGACGCTAAACGATAACGGCATCGGTTGCAAGTAGGAGCTCGGACATGACGGAGGGCAGGGACCGGTGAGCGCAGCCACGAGGGCGCCGGCCGCGGAGCGCTCGACGCGCCAGAAGCGCGCCCTCGCCGCGGTCCTCGCCTCCTCCGACTCGTTCCGCTCGGCCCAGGACCTCTTCGCCGAGCTGCGGGCCCGCGGCGAGCGCGTCGGCCTCACCACCGTCTACAACCAGCTGCGCATCCTCGCCGAGGCCGGCGAGGTCGACGTGCTGCGCGCCAGCGAGGGCGAGACCCTCTACCGTCGCTGCCGCACGGGTGCGCACCACCACCACCTGCTGTGCCGCTCGTGCGGGCGGACCGTCGAGGTCGAGGGGCCGGAGGTGGAGCGCTGGGCGGCGCGCGTCGCCGGAGCGCACGGCTTCGTGGACATCCACCACACCGTCGAGGTCGTCGGCACCTGCCCGGCGTGCGCGAGCGCCTGAGCCCGAGGGCCGGACGCGGTCGAGGGGCGCCCGCGGCGCCCCTCGACCCGGTGCCTCGCACCGTTCTTCGCTGAAAGGCCCGGCGGCCCGAGCTGCACCGGGGGGGACGAGCTCCCGGTCGAGCGCGCCGGGGGTGTCTGGTTTGGCCTCACCAGGTGGTCCAGCGAGCCGCCTAGCGGCCAGCCACCTCCAGGGTCCCCGATCGTTCACCGCTCAGTTGGACCACCTCCTTTCTCTGGTGCGCCCAGGATACCGAGATCGTGCCGCCGGCGGGCGGAACCCCGGGGAGCCCGGCGCGGGCGCGCCACGAGCAGGACGCGCCGGACGGCGCGTCGACCGCCGCGCACGACGACCGTCTCGGTCGCGACGACCCGCCGTCGGCCCCGCAGGAGGCGCCGGCCGGCAGCGGTGAGGCGCAGGCCGACGCGGCGCGTGGCGCCGGG is from Acidimicrobiales bacterium and encodes:
- the cysD gene encoding sulfate adenylyltransferase subunit CysD, whose product is MPYQLTHLDALESEALHIIREVVAEFERPALLFSGGKDSAVLAHLAAKACWPQPIPFPVLHVDTGHNFEEVLAFRDRRVAELGVRLVVASVQEAIDAGEVAEEGGPGTSRNRLQTHVLLGAIERNGFDAVFGGGRRDEEKARAKERVFSLRDEFGQWDPRAQRPELWNLYNGRHRPGEHLRVFPLSNWTELDVWQYIAREGIEVPSIYFAHRREVFRRDGMLLAVGPYLAPRDGVEDERPFVATVRYRTVGDMTCTAAVESGATTPEEVIAEIATTRISERGATRADDRFSEAAMEDRKREGYF
- the aceE gene encoding pyruvate dehydrogenase (acetyl-transferring), homodimeric type, whose amino-acid sequence is MIFDGFSHQLPDIDPGETAEWLDSFRSVVETRGKARAQFLLMKLLEAAREAQVNFPATVSTPYINSIPASAEPWFPGDEQMERRIRAYIRWNAAVMVTRANARYPGIGGHLSTYASSAALYEVGFNHFFRGKDHGAAGDQVFFQGHASPGIYARAFVEGRLDEEDLDRFRFEVGGGGLSSYPHPRLMPDFWEFPTVSMGLGPLAAIYQARFNRYLLHRRIVDTSGSRVWCFVGDGEFDEPETRAGLALAAREQLDNLIFVVNCNLQRLDGPVRGSGKIIQELEAELRGSGWNVIKVIWGSRWDELLARDVDGVLVNKMNTTPDGDFQKYATESGAYIREHFFGPDPRLRALVEHLSDEELQALPRGGHDYRKLYAAYKAATEHVGTPTAILAKTVKGWKLGPEIESRNATHQIKKMTHEQLRALRDRLNLREEIPDEALEADDPPYYRPPAGSPAHEYLTSRQRVLGGSLPKRVVRAKGREGLPAPDPAAFAEFSGGSRGQAVSTTMAFARLLRNLLRDPNVGRFVVPIVPDEGRTFGLDALFSEVKIYAHGGQRYTSVDAGLLLSYAEAEDGQILEEGITEAGAMASFLAGATSYATWSQPMLPFFLFYSMFGFQRIGDQIWQCADARGRGFLLGCTAGRTTMSGEGLQHEDGQSLLLASAVPTVRAYDPAFAYEVAAIVEHGIAEMYGPNPADVVYYLTLYNENYPMPALPEGADGERVRDGAIRGLYRFAGPAPTRSADAASATILFSGTAWQAAARARELLAEDWNVSAELWSVTSYKALREDALEVERWNRLHPGDSPRVPYVTRALAQAHGPIVAVTDFMKAVPDQIARFVPAYYTSLGTDGFGRSDTREALRRHFEVDAEHLVVAVLDALAGLGQAKAADVARAIAAYGIDPDAPDPRTC
- a CDS encoding HhH-GPD-type base excision DNA repair protein; protein product: MPLYVTGDEEVDGLVNTDPFALLVAMVLDQQVPMERAFSAPAALRARLGGELDPAAVAAMDPAALAAAFQARPALHRFPAAMAARVQELARLVVRDWGGDASAIWRSARSGDELATRLASLPGFGEQKARILVALLAKRFDVRPPGWRAAAAPYGEPDAFASVADVDSPEALARVRARKRELKAAARRPGTRAPAR
- the cysC gene encoding adenylyl-sulfate kinase, translating into MRAASPRRPGATVWLTGLSGSGKSSIAAALADLLALAGVPHYLLDGDELREGLNSDLGFGARDREENVRRAGEVALLFARAGQLAIVSLISPYAAGRKAVRARHDEAGVAFLEVYVATPLSVCEARDPKGLYARARAGEIPAFTGVSDPYEPPEAPELVLRTEGRTAADSARDVLALLSSRRLLAIS
- a CDS encoding ribonuclease H; protein product: MPEPLVVFTDGACLGNPGPGGWAWALSPADWASGCERSTTNQRMELTAVLEALAANPGPLEVVSDSAYVVNCFRDGWWVAWRARGWRNARREPVANQDLWVPLVEEVVDRRGGQVGFRWVRGHAGDELNELVDRLANEAARRQRAAAAGRGLAGTATSRRPNPEDAES
- the thiE gene encoding thiamine phosphate synthase — translated: MSAASRAGALSGRSLYLCTPDRPDLGPFLKACIAGGVDVVQLREKDLEARPLLERARLAREICGEAGVPFLLNDRPDLALEAEADGVHLGQDDAPPSLARRILGPDRLVGLSTHAPEELAVALDEPIDYLSAGPVVPTPTKPGRPGTGVGYVTAATSVAAEAGLACFVTGGVTPETIPELARAGARAFVVVRYLTEASDPRAAAARLAEAIAAATQGR
- a CDS encoding GTP-binding protein is translated as MELLRLATAGSVDDGKSTLIGRLLYDSKQVFEDQLEAVERTSLARGDDYVDLALLTDGLRAEREQGITIDVAYRYFATPRRKFILADTPGHVQHTRNMVTGASTADLVVVLVDARNGITEQTRRHAFIASLLRVPHLVICVNKMDLVGYEQRRFEEIRREFEDFATRLEVADLAFIPISALHGDNVVERSAEMAWFRGPPLLTHLEEVHIASDRNLIDVRFPVQWVVRPRSHELHDYRGYAGQVAGGVLEVGDEVLVLPSGFTTTIEAIETADGPVAQAFPPMSVVVRLADELDVTRGDLLCRPHNRPTVGQDLSAMVCWMSEAPLRPGTKLALKHTTRWARALVRELHYRLDVNTLHRDRAAGALGLNDIGRVDLRTTVPIFYDEYRRNRATGSFILVDEATNATVGAGMLLRPPA